GTAGTAATCGGAAGAAGCTCTTTCTTCTGCGAGGAAAAGACATTCTTCACCTTTGTCACAAAATTCCTTCTCTTTGTCTGGCTCAATTCCTGACATTTTACATGTACCGGCGCCATCATAATATTTTGAATAACCGTCTTATTATTAAAAAGATTAAAATGCTGAAAAACCATTCCCATGTGGCGGCGATGGATATTGATATCTACTTTCATGTCCGCAATATCCACACCGTTAAAAATAATGCTTCCTCCGGTCGGGTCTTCCATACAGTTTAAACATCTTAAAAACGTACTTTTTCCGGAACCTGATGGTCCAAGGACAACCATAATGTCACCTTTATTTACTGTGACGTTGATATCCTTTAAAACCTGAACATGATTAAAATCTTTTTTCAAATTAATTACGTCTATCACTCTTTTTCAGGCTCCTTTCTAATAATTTCA
The DNA window shown above is from Blautia hansenii DSM 20583 and carries:
- a CDS encoding amino acid ABC transporter ATP-binding protein; this encodes MIDVINLKKDFNHVQVLKDINVTVNKGDIMVVLGPSGSGKSTFLRCLNCMEDPTGGSIIFNGVDIADMKVDINIHRRHMGMVFQHFNLFNNKTVIQNIMMAPVHVKCQELSQTKRRNFVTKVKNVFSSQKKELLPITTTKAQIRDEAKVQALDLLKRIGLEDKADVYPSTLSGGQKQRVAIVRSLAMNPDVILFDEPTSALDPEMVGEVLDLMKALAKEGMTMIIVTHEMGFAKEVANRILFMDEGRILEDSTPKEFFENPKTPRAKEFLSKVLS